The Couchioplanes caeruleus sequence GCCGCCACAGACCTCCATCATGGCCCAGGGGCGGCTCGTGACCGCATGGATCTGGTCGACAAGCCTGCGGGCGAGGTCGGGATCGCTGAACTCGTCGAGGTACTTCACCGGTCTGCTCCCGTCTGCTCGGCCGCCCGGGTGAAGCCGTCACCGAACTCCTCCTGCAGGATGCCGAGCCGTTCGAAGGTGGCCAGCGTCTGCTGAGCCGAGGCCTCGTCGAGGCGCTGGATAGCGAAGCCGACGTGCACGATGACGTACTCACCGGTCGCAACGTCGGGGACGTACTGCAGGCACACGTCCTTGCGTACGCCGCCGAAGTCGACCTCCGCCATCGTCGTGCCGTCGACTTCGGTGATGCTCAGTACGCGTCCGGGAACGGCCAGGCACATAGGCGTCTCCTGTTCTCGAAAGGGCTCAGCCGAGCGCGCCGACGACGAGCTGGCCGAGGGCGATGCCACCGTCGTTGGGCGGAAGCAGGCGGGGGCGCAGCACGGTGAAACCGCGCTCGTGCAGGGCTCGCCCGGCCCCGTCGATCAGCAGGCAGTTCTGGAACACCCCACCGCCGAGTGCGACCACGTTCAGCCCGGTGCGTTCCCGGCAGCGCTGCGCCAGCGTGGTGATCAGCGCGATCGTCGCGGCATGGAAGCGCGCGGCGATGACCGCGGCGGCCACGCCGGATCGCACATCATCGGCGACCGCCCGGATCACCGGGCCGGGGTCGGCGATGATCGGGCCGCCGGCCGGTTCACGCACGCCGTACGCGTACCCGAAGCCGGCTTCCGTCCCGCGAGCCAGTCCTTCCAGGACGATGGCCGCCTCGGCCTCGTACTCGGCGTGCTGACGGACCCCTGCCAGCGACGAGACGGCGTCGAACAGCCGGCCCATGCTGGACGTGGGCACGCAGCCGAATCCGGTCTCCAGTTGGTGGGCGAGCATGGCACGTTCGGCCGGTGGACAGGCCGCGACGGCGGGCAGCTCCGGCTGCCAGCGCACGCCGGCGGCACGCAGGTGGGACAGGGCCATCCGGTACGGCCGCAGCACGCTCACGTCACCGCCGGCCAGCGGCACATACCCGAGGTGGGCCGCCCGTCGGTAGGACTTGTAGTCGGCGATCAGCACCTCGCCGCCCCACACCGCCCCGTCGTCGCCGAAGCCGGTGCCGTCGAAGGCCACGCCGATCACCTGCTGGCCCGTACCGATCCCGTGTTCGGCCAGCACGGCGGCGATGTGGGCGTGGTGGTGCTGGACCAGGCGTACCGGTCGGCCGTCCGCATGGGCGCGCACCCAGTCGCCGGACCGGTACCCCGGGTGCTGGTCCGCCACCAGCATCTCGGGTCGCACGCCGGTGAGCTCCTCCAGGTGCCGTGCAGTCTTCGTCAGCGCTTCGATGGTGCTGACGTCGTCCATGTCGCCGATGTGCTGGCTGACCCAGGCATACCGGCCGCTGCCGAGCGCGCAGGTGTTCTTCAGATCCGCGCCGGCGGCGAGCACCGGCGGGACATCGAACGGCAACGCCAGCGGCAGCGGCGCATACCCCCGCGAACGGCGGATCGGCAGCTCGGCCCCGGCGACGTAACGGCTCACCGAATCGTCACAGGGCACCTCGATGCCACGGTCGTGACGCAACCACGCGTCGACCAGCGGGGCGAGGCGCGTCACGGCCTCGGCATCATCGGTGACGATGGGCTCGCCGGCGAGATTCCCGGAGGTCATCACCAGTGCATCCGGCCCGGGCGGGTCACCGGGCAGCCCGAAGAGCAGCACGTGCAGCGGGGTGTAAGGCAGCATGAGCCCGAGGTCGGGAGTGTCCGGGGCGACCGCGTCGGCCAGCCCTGCGCCGGCTCGCCGGGGCAGCAGGACGATCGGCCGGCGGATCCCGGTGAGCAGCTCCCGCTCGTGGCTGGTCATGGTGACCAGCCGCTGCGCGGCGTCGAGGCCGGCCACCATCACCGCGAACGGCTTGCCGCCCCGCCGCTTGCGCCGGCGAAGCTCCGCGACCGCCCCGGCATTGCGCGCGTCGCAGGCCAGATGGTATCCGCCGAGGCCCTTGACGGCCACGATCTTCCCGGCGCTCAGCAGCTTCCGGGCACCACGCAGCGCATCCTCGCCGGACAGCATCCCGGTGCCGCCGGTGACCAGCTCGAGCCGCGGGCCGCAGCGAGGACAGGCGATCGGCTGGGCGTGGAACCGGCGGTCGGCCGGGTCATCGTACTCGGCGCGGCAGGCGGCACACATCGCGAAACCCGCCATCGTGGTCGTCGCCCGGTCGTACGGCAGGCGGGTGATGATGGTGAACCGCGGTCCACAGTTCGTGCAGGTGATGAACGGATGGCGGTGGCGACGGTCGGCCGGGTCGCGCAGCTCTCGCAGGCAGTCGGCGCAGGTCGCCACATCGGGCGACGCGAGCGTCCGGGGCCGGCCGGCACCGCGGGACGCCGCGATGGTGAACCCGGTGCCGCCCTCGGTGACGAGTTCGGTCTCGCGGACGTCGGTGACCATGGCGAGCGGGGGTGGGCACTCGCGGAGTCGGCGGCCGTACTCGCGGACCGCATCCGGGTCGCCCTCCACCTCGATCACCACGCCGTCGGCGGTGTTGCCCACCGATCCGGCCAGCGCGAGCGCGACGGCCGTCGCGTACGCGAACGGGCGGAATCCGACGCCCTGGACGAGACCGGAGACGGTGAACCGTCGCCG is a genomic window containing:
- a CDS encoding HypC/HybG/HupF family hydrogenase formation chaperone, yielding MCLAVPGRVLSITEVDGTTMAEVDFGGVRKDVCLQYVPDVATGEYVIVHVGFAIQRLDEASAQQTLATFERLGILQEEFGDGFTRAAEQTGADR
- the hypF gene encoding carbamoyltransferase HypF encodes the protein MCLGIPGRVVEIVSGYAGQLALVDVVGARRRVNIGMLDAPPAADEWVLIHLGFAVEIIDAAQAEQAMRGLELMGQARTDRIRRRFTVSGLVQGVGFRPFAYATAVALALAGSVGNTADGVVIEVEGDPDAVREYGRRLRECPPPLAMVTDVRETELVTEGGTGFTIAASRGAGRPRTLASPDVATCADCLRELRDPADRRHRHPFITCTNCGPRFTIITRLPYDRATTTMAGFAMCAACRAEYDDPADRRFHAQPIACPRCGPRLELVTGGTGMLSGEDALRGARKLLSAGKIVAVKGLGGYHLACDARNAGAVAELRRRKRRGGKPFAVMVAGLDAAQRLVTMTSHERELLTGIRRPIVLLPRRAGAGLADAVAPDTPDLGLMLPYTPLHVLLFGLPGDPPGPDALVMTSGNLAGEPIVTDDAEAVTRLAPLVDAWLRHDRGIEVPCDDSVSRYVAGAELPIRRSRGYAPLPLALPFDVPPVLAAGADLKNTCALGSGRYAWVSQHIGDMDDVSTIEALTKTARHLEELTGVRPEMLVADQHPGYRSGDWVRAHADGRPVRLVQHHHAHIAAVLAEHGIGTGQQVIGVAFDGTGFGDDGAVWGGEVLIADYKSYRRAAHLGYVPLAGGDVSVLRPYRMALSHLRAAGVRWQPELPAVAACPPAERAMLAHQLETGFGCVPTSSMGRLFDAVSSLAGVRQHAEYEAEAAIVLEGLARGTEAGFGYAYGVREPAGGPIIADPGPVIRAVADDVRSGVAAAVIAARFHAATIALITTLAQRCRERTGLNVVALGGGVFQNCLLIDGAGRALHERGFTVLRPRLLPPNDGGIALGQLVVGALG